The sequence GAATTGCAAATCCCAGTAATCTGGGAATTAGGATACTTTTGTGCTAAATACAGAGAAAGCGATCCCCAGCCACAGCCGACATCAAGAACAGAATAGCCGTCTTTCATCTGCGACCTCTCGCAGTATAGCTCTAGCATTGCCTTCTCAGCATCCTCTAAAGTGCTCGACTTGTCTGGGAAGAAGCAGCAACTGCAAAATGCCATGTGCAAAGCACGATCAACGCTTAAAATCTGAGTCGAACAATTCGCAGATTATAACTAGCACGAGTCCTATGGCCTAACAGTATTCCTCGCCTATGTAAGGGTGAGAGATTGGGATTCGATCGCCATTCCCATATCCAGATTCTTgacaaagaaaaaagaaaacaataaattctGAGTTTTTCTGGGAAAATTTACCTGTATTTTAGATGCTTCCCAAGAACGAGCTTGAAGAAAGAGGTTGGAACTTCATAATGTTGATACTTGGGCTCTTCTGTCTTGATTGCTATCGGCATCTCTCTCAAAGCTGCAAGGTGAAGTTGCAAGAAATTCTAGAACTCAAAAAATTCGACCTAGAATTCAAAATTTCTAGAATTGTTCATATCTCTTCTGTCTTGATTGTTCATATCTCCATTTGTTTCTCGCAAGAAATTCGACCTTGAACTCTAAATTTCTAGAATTGCTCCATCTTTCTTCGTTCTTTTTCTCAGAACACCACAAAAATAGCAATGGAGAATTGGAGATATTTTTGCTAAATCCATAACCGCTAACTCGAGATCGTCGCTTCAACAAATTAGGGAATGAGATTTCATGAGATTCAATGTTACTATAGCTCTACATTATGATTAAATTAACATCTCCAATCAAAAGCAAAGACaatcacttaaataaaaattaacaaataaaaaaattgcaacaACTATTCAGCACAACCAGAAAGTAAACTCTccagaaaaaaacaaataattccATTCGAAATTAAAAACAACAGAGCGAGAGAATTTCAGAACCGTACAATGCGCGAAGTGTATGAGATCGGAGAGCTGAATTTCAGCTGACGGTCGGTAACCGGAGCGGAGGCGGCTCGCGAGCAGCAGCCGCGTGAGGCGGCGCACGACGGCGTCCGGCAGCAAATTCCGCTCAAGTGAAGCGAGCATCACGCGGACTGTAGCGGCGTAGGGCGCATGCACGATCGAATCGACAACGCCGCCGTTCGCCGCCGCCATTGCCGGAAAATTTAATTGAGGAAGGAAGGAGTGAAGCTTTCCGATTTATCTCGTTATCTAATCTGTTTAGCGACGTGACTGGAATAGACCACTTGTTTTATTATGCACacatcattattttattttattttatatgctTATGAATTATTACGAGTAGATTGGGCATGCTAATATTAAAATGATGATAATTTTGGgggaaaaaaattcaatatttatcgTCTTTAATTTGTCGATTCTATCGGATAAGtttataataatgataataatataataataaaatctatCAAAATTTATATGTAGTGTAGTCGATTAACATATATTCTATTTTTGTGTAAATTATTCAATAATGCTAGTTTCGTACATTCGGTTACTTCTTTTGTCGGTTGTAATTTTTGCTTCTACGAATTAGGAGAATTGATGCATATTTTTCATACTATTATAATtagtttaaattaaaaaatatttttgtctTTTGAGATATCATGCTCTGCTGCAAACTACGCACGAGCTAGCTATTCTAATTTAAGGTAAATAAAAATTTGTTCGTGCTCAATTAGTAAACTAAAATCAGAATGTAATTTAACAGTACTCGACTCGCTAGCTCGCCGACTAATAAATTTTGACAATAACTTgataatataatatcaataattaaataaaaattaaatttatatactattatatataACAATTGCATGTATTAAATATCTAAGTAACGATAACTGCTAAAAGAAAATAGTGAGTTTTAGCAATTGCATATTATTGTaaacaaaataatttattttcttacaaAAATAGATTTAGACCATTTGtgcattttcaaaatattaaatgaACAATATTATGCAGGTTCGTTTCGATAGCAAACAAATCAAGCTGAGTATAACAATGTTGATTGATTCGACTCAATCACATAGCTAATAAATTTGTGTGGTTAGACTTTGTTAGTTATAGTCTTGTGAAGCTTACGTTGCCACGAAGAATTCCGAAAAGGCAAAATGCCAATTGACAGTTGACTACTTAAGTAAACGAATACGTTTGAATCTAGTTGATAAGTAACATACAATTCTCGCTTATTTCGTTACATTATTTAGTGTTACACCACTATATCCACAACATGCATATGTATAATACacatagattgatggaataattTTGATTAgcagcaaaatcagataaaatcaataGTTGATCAGTAATTATTAAGCCATAATTTGATGTTTGTAGGTCCATCATGAGCTCATCCACTCCAGAGAGTTGCTTAACCTCGGATATGATATACAAAAATATGGgttgactaaaataaaaacacatcttaaaatataaaataggaacaatttTCATCAGCTCTTAGATCATAAAGGTCATCcatggttgattcatcaccttgttgaatgaattcatggtcctgggttcgaatccaataggtagcaaaaaaaattatttttcgcaattcatacaattatatacatatttcaTAGGTGTTCAACATAGAATTCATGCATTttagctagttcgtattttatatgttaagtaGTATTTATACTCTAGCcttctcttatatatatatatatatataataaattaaatgaggGGAAAAACATAATAGGGTACTACTTAATTAGTACTTAATTAATACAATTTCATCAAATGCTTAATTAATACAATTTCATCAAATGCTAAGTTATTGGAATAGTACAAGTACAATGctataacataaataaaaaaagcaaaatatcctgcttatatctattttaagCTGCCATTACATCTACTTCTGCAGGTGATCAagctgtaaaaaaaaaaaaaatctaacttaaattcaacatatatattaatttcatgaaatcaaatttaaatttattgataTAACCCTAGCTAGATTGTTGGACCTTCATGGTTGTGGATTCCCTCGTAGGTTGTCACAACGTATCGTCGATCTTCTTtgtctctctccactctcttctTCACCGGGCACCCTTCAACCGAGCATTTATAGTAATTCCTATatgagtaatatttttaaaaataaaatatttgtaacAGTTACTCAAAAATATCAATAGGATATCTCGATCTACGAAATATAACTAGTTAGATATCGCACTTGCCAATTAGCCGCCCCAAGGAGCGACTATGTAGGAAAAGAGCGCGGTTCAAATGAATCCAGATATATATATCGTatagaataataattattttttcgacGCTTAGATCATGAATATCTACAATGTCATTTTGGtgaataaattcatgatttaaaGTTTGAAACCAGTAGTGTGTACACGGAGAAAGGATATGCTACatatatactttattttatgtgaGCACTGCTCACGTTTATCTCATGTTATcgttatcttttttattttatatatttattttgattctaaTATCTCATATTGAGATTATCAATttcataaattacataaaatttatagatcgatttgttattttaaattaatcaatttgatATGTATGTACCTTGGATTAGGGCTGTTTTTCACCATCTTCTTGCCATACTTTCTCCACTTGTATCCATCATTCAATATCTCAATTTCTGATTTAGTCTTGAAAGCAACTTTCTCTTTGATTcctctcctctccctctctctcccacTCTCTCCTGATTAAACACATAACATTATCAAAAAAGTGATCAAAAGTTCAAAACCATCAAAAACAATTAATCAAAGCAGCATTGTGAATATGTGATGCTATGATGAATTCAAATCTTGCTCAATTTGCTCACCGTTGATCGTAGTTTCCCCGGAGAAGCTACTCGTGTAGCTCGCGTCTCCGGATTCAGCCTCGAGCTCGTTGGGCATGCAATTCAGTAGATGAGAAAATGAGGAGAAATCCGCCGGAAAACCATCAAACCAGGCATCAAAGTTGGTAAAATCAAAGCCGGGCTCGTGGCCGTGGCCCCCACGAGCGTGGGCCGATGAGCCCCCGGAGCCGGAAGAGGCGCCGGAGATGTTTGTGTTGTGGTAGTTCTCAGCCATGATCATCGGCTGTGTGTGTGTGGCATTGGTATATAATagtagtgtgtgtgtgtgtttttggtGAGCTTCTTGTTATGAGGGGAGAAGTTTCTTAGTTGTTGCTTGAGACTTGGGATCAATAAGTAGTGGTGGCTAAGGTAATAAATTGGGCCCTACTAATTGTCTTTTgttattatgatttttgtttttgtgaTGGGAAATATCTATGATCGTTACTCAAAATGCTTTTAATTTGGATGAATTTCAATAGTATATATGGAAGCTATATTAGAAAAAATGTTATGTAtggtaactttttttttaattttttttaatcttcctTAATTTACCATTTTTGTCCATccacaaaatattttcaattttaattcatttatcGAACACAATCACACTAATTATgacttttaaatttttctcgTATTTACGAACATATattgtcattaataaattcacatgaactattttttctaatttgcatgaccctttctccactcactaaatatacaactaattttttttaaaatatgtatcCATTTTATCGACGAAGATGTTTCTTGATCAAACAAAGTAAATTAAACGGTCTGAAACGCACTCGACCCCATCCCCACCCCCAATGGTGGATGGTGCCAAACATTAACATTAACTTGTATTCATCACCATCATACTGTTGAATTTCTGAAATACATatccatattttctttttaatccgTTCTCAAAAtgcatttcttaaaactcgtatcgTTTCCCggataaatatgaattttagaAATTGATGAAGTAAAACAATAAACGATCTGAACCGCACTCGACCCGGTCCCCACACCCCCTTTGGACCCCCAAAGGGGTTAGTGCCTAACATTAACACGAAGTTGATTGTTTCGAAGTGTTAAATGGGGCATGTCAACGAAGACCTTGTGCGTAGACTTTTTGATTCCTTGCTTAATGAGTGTAATAACTATGGTTGTGGTCTCGTGGTTAGACCAAAGAGCCCTCGTTTTCATATGAGTCGAGTCATAGACTTACGTGGTTAATTAGTACTTATCGTGTTACGTGAACGGGTAGATATTTCATattaagtgctcgtttggttcaagtaaaggaatgaaaagcgaatggaatcaaataaagaaatggaatggtaacaataatcattatttttattgagtgtttggttaaacaatgaaaatgaatcattagtaaggaattctctttcttttgtttcccctctattttgaggggtaacaaactAGGTGATTAGGTTACCTTCAAATAAGGGTAATGATTAActcattactcaaaccaaacaacaagtaatgaattcaattaattgaattcccTTTTAACATCTAAGTGTTTCATTAATGATGGAAatttaataattgaaataataaaattaattaaactatagTATATATACTTCATGATCATAGAGAATCTCGTGTGAATGCGCATCGACTCGTGCATAGGTGCGGGGGTACGGATGcagggggcgatacgatacgagtacggggatacgggtttctaaaaaattatagggtgcgatttggcaaggatacatctaattattaaattttattatataatgcttataaaatatatacaatttaaattttcttaaattaattatatgtaatttacattttattttactcaaaagttaagcattttcaattatataagttaattgggcaacaatataacgattcaaatattattagtccaataaaattatcaaaatcaaccttgtgtaggcctttcgtgcatgagatacgtgaatttcgcctatggaatttgcgaatccggtttatttttataaattgttttaaaagatacgccacgtggcgaatcagGTGCGAATCCGgcgagaatccgagagaatcgcaccccaAAAGActccgattcgccgtacatgctaatttttgaagaatccgtgcatcatagtgCATAAGTCAAGAAGTCCTATTGTTCATATGAGATGTGGaaatatgataagtatataatACGTTGCTTAGCGAtgtgttaaaataaaaattatttttaaaatataaaatatgaataaattttAGCACAGTTTTCACAAAAAAAACAATCCAATTAGCACTATACTACGAAAAATACTACTTAGTTTTTGTCCATATTAGCAAAGTCACACGAGAAAACTCAAAAGAAAAGTCACACGAGAAAATAAGGATTTTTAAAAAGGTATCGAGttgaatataaaaattaaaaacatattttatttacattttatttttgtagatAAGTACATGATACGTACGTGTTTGTTGGTGATGTTCGGTAATATAAAAGTTAATTTAATTCCGATAACTATATATATTGGTTGAATTATAAATATTCCGTGATTCAAATTTCATCAATATTTTTATAACTCAAGATATTCAATACACTATAATAAATAACAATTTGAAGTACAATTCAGATAGTATAAAATTCCCTCTAATTATTAAGTTGTTGGTTTGACtcatcactacaaaaaaaaaatgaaaataattatcGATCATGCTTTAAAAAATGTTATAAatccataaaaataaaaaatgaacacTTCAGTTAGTTTAGATTATTGAACTATTTCGGAATTTGCTAGGAATAAAAGGTGCCTAGATTCACATATTATAATAGCAATTAGTAGTAGTGATTGACTTCTTTTGTTCGATATATCATATATAGCTGGCTTTTCTGTGATACCAAAACTTTTGACAATATCAAATTAAACTCTTCTAGATAAATGTGTTTTTtccaaaacaaattgttcaactTGATAGGtaattaatgataaaatatattatCGAAGCCATCCAACTAGCAAATTAAGTAAGATTAAGCGAAATAATAGGACGAAATAAGTTACCATTACACATTTATACCTTATAAAGAATGTAATATTCTTAGCCGTCTAAAGAAGATTCAAAGAATGTCGAAAAAATTAATTCAGAATGTAGATGCTAGTATtaaagatatattttttttttcttcccccatcacttttaatatatgttttAAGCGAGAATTGTTCAAATAAATTCATCAAAACCTTTTGTTTAAAATAGCAATGCGCTCGTGTGTGtgtgaaataatttatataaaattgataagatTGTCTCAATTCTATTTGAATATTGGAGGTGGACCGTAATTAGAAGTTGCAATTTTTAGGCCAATGCTCTCATATGACCAATTCCTTCTTTTCCACATAAATTGAAGTGTTTAATGTGCATGAGAACccaagatttttattttttgaattaatatttagTTGACTTAATTGGGTAGTCCCCAAAGAGTAAGAGGAATCAAATTCAATGTCAATAGGGAATTTCAGAATTTGGATTCTCACACTAGAAGACCATTTCTACTTGCATTTTTGCAAACGTTTTGAGTCTTTAGGTCATACAtaaatcataataatattataatcaGTCTATAGATGAGTCAATTTGACAATTTATGTTACAAAATATACTAGTTTCTTACTTATACATTTTCTTTAAATGAATGAGAGAAATATTCAATACGTATTTCACATTTAGCCATTTTCCACTATCCATCGCATAACATGGTATGTGGGTGACGTACTTAGGTCTAGGACTAGGACTGTAAACGAATTGAGTCGAGTCGAGTTAAATACTAGCaagttcgagttcggctcgtttaaatattctgATGGTCGAATTCGGGTCGAGCTTGATTCAAGCTTTTATCTTGTTGATCGAGCTCGGCTTGTCACCACTTAACAAGTTTGAGTTCGGCTCGGGTATTGCTCGATAATGTCAAATTTGAGCTTGAGCTCAAATTCAGCTCGTTAAATGTTCGTATAGATGGTGTTTGAGCTCGaacttgttataaatttattttttttttaaaaattaatatgttattcgtgactcgtttaaggctcatGCACTAattcgattgaaggctcgactgatGATTCGTGAACTGACTCGCAAACA comes from Salvia miltiorrhiza cultivar Shanhuang (shh) chromosome 3, IMPLAD_Smil_shh, whole genome shotgun sequence and encodes:
- the LOC131015456 gene encoding probable WRKY transcription factor 51 — encoded protein: MIMAENYHNTNISGASSGSGGSSAHARGGHGHEPGFDFTNFDAWFDGFPADFSSFSHLLNCMPNELEAESGDASYTSSFSGETTINGESGRERERRGIKEKVAFKTKSEIEILNDGYKWRKYGKKMVKNSPNPRNYYKCSVEGCPVKKRVERDKEDRRYVVTTYEGIHNHEGPTI